The genomic interval ACATTGAACACCTGGGATTTAATTTCAAATGAAGTTTTAGCTTCATCACAAACGTATATGTTAACCAGGTGATTTCATTATTATGgttgattttctattttgtttaagtTGTCCTACAAATGGCCATGTGGCATTGGGTAGGGTGAAAAGCAATAACCTTTTGACTCATAAGACTCCTCAGTATTAACATTACTAGTGTGTTCCCTCACATTTCCATTCACTCAAATGTTTGTGCTTGTTTTTGTGAGTCACTGGCTCACCTGGAGACCAGGGGACCATGTGTCTTTGAACACCTTTAACTCACAATAGCTTGAGTTACACTTGGAGTGTCTTAATGTCTCACTCAATGTCTTACATTAGGCTTTGCTTTATATCGCTTTCACacagctttgatttttttgatATGGTCTGTATTTGGGACCTAGAAAACCCTGAAAATTATAGAAACCCATTGTCATCATCATGCTTAGTGGATCAATATTGATCCAAGACAcagggtgttgtgtgtgtgtgtgtgtgtgtgtgtgtgtttactgcttCCATGATTGTTGTgtgttgcatttttgttttgggattttttttttcttttttctttttccttttttttgttgattatttaattacatttgaatTGTTGTTCTTTTTCCCAGTCTTTTCTTTGGCAGCCCCTGACCATCATCTATCCACTTTGACTCTAAGACAAtactcccttacacacacacccagtccccaacaagcctccacaggaccaagcatctCCCTTCCCATGGATATCAGATAATTCAATCATCAGCTACATATTTATCCAGAGCCGTGGATGCACCCGTGTACAAACTTTGGGTGGTGGTTTCATCCgtcagagctctgaggggtcaAGTTAGTGGATATTGatgttattcctatggggttttaatctctttcacctcttctgttcttccctaagccttccattgtgttcccctggctcagtccaatggttgcctataagtgtctgcaattgtcttacatgctggcacagcctctcagagaacagctataccaggctcttatctgtaagcacatcttggcacCAACTATAGTGTCGGGGATTAGTGTctgctgatgggatggatcccagggtaggcagtctctggatggtctttccttcaatctctgattcattttttgtccaagtttttctttagatgggaacaattctaagttaaaaattttgagatgggtgactgGGCCCTTCCCTCACGTGGGGAACATGCCTATCCACTGAGGCTGGtctcttaaggttctatctctcTTGTGCTGCACATGTTGTCTTGGGCCATCCACATTAAGTCCTGTGAGTCTTGTCAATTCAATattactttcattctttctttttttaaagagtgtgtCACATACAAAATTTATGATCCAAAACTTATATACCCATTTGGGTGATAGAGAGGCTGCCATGATGACAGTGTGGGCGACTGTCTTTCTATGATGTCTTAGGATGAAGAGATAAATTGATGTCTCTACCATTGCATGAGCAGTAACTCAGAAGCTTAGTGGTTGATGTGATGGTGAGGAAGTTTTATAAATATTCTCTTAAACGTATATGCATTTCTGACTCCTTCCCCAGGATCCTTCTGATTGGAGACCTTAAGAAGATGAATGTTCATACCCCACCCACACTCCAGAAGCTGGCAATTCAGACTCTGGTGAGAGAGGAGGCTCTAGGCATGTCTGATCTGGAGGAGATGGCCCATGGACTCTTCCCAGCACTTTTCAAGGAGGCCATTGATGGCAGACATATCAAGCTCATAAAGGCATTGGTGATAGCCTGGCCTTTCCACTGTCTCCCTGTGGGTGCATTGATGAGGACTACTGACGTGGAAACATTGCAGGCTGTGCTAGATGGAGTAGACATTCGTCGAACCATAGGGTTTCACCCCAGGTAAGCAATTTCCAAGTCCTGTAGAAGGGAGCAGAAGGAGTACACATTAGACATTGTCAGGGAGATTAGATCTGTCATAAATGGATCAGATGCTTCTGATGGCATCATCAGGCAGGGATACAGGGTTCTTGACAGCTACTGTTTACTTGTACTGAGCACAGTTCGATATGGATTAGCCTTGAATATGGACTAGAGTAAATGTGGCCTCACAGTGGAATGAGCCTATCCCTGACATTCCCACAAGAACTAATAATATAAGTAAGGAGAAGTAAAGTGTACCTTattgaaagaaaagtattcatGTGTACAGAAGCACAGGAAAGCTTCAGTAGCAAGCCTGAGTCCAACTTGGATATcaggtcctgaaaaaaaaatgtacactttAGCACAGAAGAGAGACGAGTTTAGATATATGTAGTAAAAGCTAATTCAGGGTCTGTCATCATTCTTATGTTTCACCTGCAGGAGGAAAAAGCTACAGTTTCTCGACCTGAGGAATGTGCACCATAGCTTCTGGAACATATGGACTGATTCAGAAGACAGTGACTATTCAGCAGAGATCTTGGATGAAAAGAAAGCCCTGCAGGTCCGTCCCAGATATGCACTGAGGCAGCGTCTGAAGGTCACAGTTGACCtgtgcatcaggtcctgccttgATGAAGCACAAATATGGTTCTTGAAGTGGGCCCAGGAGAGAAAGGGCTCCCTATATTTCTGCTGTACAAAGATGAAAATCTGGACTCTGCCAGTAAAAGCTCTCAGACATATCTTCCACGTTTTTGATCCAGAGCACATCATGGAGTTAGAACTAAATACTGAATGGACTCTGTTAGAGTTGACACGTTTTGCCCCCTATTTTGGGCAGATGAGAAATCTTCGCAAAGTCTTCCTGGCACCCCtccacaaaatcgacttccatttACCCAATAGAACAAGAGTCACCGAAGTCAAGTGTATCAACAAGTTTGCTTCTCAGTTCTCCAAATTCAACTGTCTGCAGCATCTTTTCATGTTCTGTGTCCATTTTCTCAGATCCCAGATGAATCAGGTCCTAGGGTAAGCCATgatggagagctggttcagctatcagagcaaatctgtctctcttttcttaagGGTTATGGGGACATGATGCCAACCAGTCACTAGGAACAAATATTTAGAGACTCCAAAGACTGGAAGTTATGTCCTGTTTCCATGAATACTCAGTTATACAAGGGAAATTTTACAAGGTAAATCAGTGTCTCAAATGAGCACTCATGAAGTAGGAAAGTGATTTGAGGTAAAGAGTAGGTCAGATCTAGAAAGGATCAGTTGTATTTCTTCCTAGAATCATGGCCGCCCAATCAAATGGAAACTGAAGAGGAATGGAAGTGTGTAGTGAGAAGTCAGGGGACTCACAAGTACAGGGTAAACAGGAGCTATATGCTCAGATCTGTTAGAATAGCCTTCTATCATCACCCAGTTCCCATGGGTTAAATATTTTGAACACAGTAGTGCTGAATACATGGGGCAGGATGTAGAGCTTGGGCTGTAAATGAGAGCAACATGACTGCAGAGGGAATGATAGAATGCAGATTCAGTGAACACACAGCAAATATTGAGATCCTGTCAGAATTCTATTGGGATGGAATTTCTTCTGTGTGCTATCTGGGATTAGGGGATGAACTGGTTCTCAGGTTTAGAGTGAGGCCAGGAGATAAATTATGAGGTTGACATGACTGAGCATTTTCCAACAGGAAGCATCATAGATGATATCCTTAATGACTTAGTAAAACTAATCTTGGGGCACCTGATTCCTTCTACCACTCTGAATATCCCTGCCAAACCTCTCCAATGCCATTTGCCAGAATTAACCATCTGTCTCCTTTACCTCTAGGTGCTTGATGACACCCTTGAAGACCCTCTCCATTACTTACTCCCTGGTTTCACAGAGAGATTTGGATTCCTTTGCCTGCTGTCAGAGCctctttcagctaaaacatcTGGAATTGAGAGGTGTGGTCTTACTGGATTTGGATCTTATGCCTCTGAGGGGTCTCCTCATGAAAGTGGCAGGCATTCTTGAGACTCTGGATTTGCAGGGGTGTAGGATGAAGGACTCCCAGCTCAGTGTCCTCCTACCTGCATTCAAACAATGCTCTCAGATCTCCAATATCAACTTCTACAACAATGAATTCTCCATGCCCTTCCTGAAGGACCTTTTGCAGCACACAGCCAACTGGAGCAAGATGAATGTGGAACAATACCCTGCCCCTCTGGAGTGCTATGATGAATTtgctcaagtctctgtagaaagatttgCCCAAGTTTGTCAGGATCTCATGGATACACTGAGAgcaataaggcagcccaagaacaGCTCCTTTGCTACAGATATCTGCCACACATGTGGGGAGCGCTGGGTCTTTGACCAGGTGGCCAACCTTTGTCATTGCTGGCAGTAAAATGGGAACATTCTGGATTGGAATAAAAATAAGGTTTGGAACTcatatcttataaaaaaaaattgtattttccatcttcatttgtaataaaaagaacagaaaaaaaatctcactcagCCTAGTCATTATACCCCTTTTCTGTAaactatcaataaaataatttgttactctgtatttattgaaAACTTAGAACATGATTACTTTGTTTAAACATCATTGTTATTGTCTGAATTGAATAAAGCATCTAAATTAAAAGACTACAACAATCACCCTCTGGAAAGAAGTAAAAACGTACACATTGAGGCCAGGCATGTCACAATTCACAATCTTGGGAAAgtggataaagttatcagctatggTGGGAAATATATGAACTTCTAGGCTGGCCTAAagtacagaggaagaaaaaaaataaagaacataacTCTCTCAGACtcgttctttctgtcttccctcacaccctttctccctgtctgaatgtccaattccctgaccttgttccttaagaccagtgaactcacctgaTATTTTCCCACAATTAACATGCTTTcatattcttaaaacaaacaacatgtaGATTTAGAGAGACTCTTCACCGGTGAAGAGCacatgctgcttttgcagaaAACGAAAGTTCTGTTTCAGAGCTAATAACCAGGTGGCTGTCAAATGGAACTCAAGCTTCAGGTGCTAGGAccctcctttctgtcctctgtggatCCCACCTTTCACATGCACAAATCCACATAATACACATGTAGCTATTCCACCAGCTGaagaagtctttaaataaaaaaaggactCAATTTCACAAGGGAATAAAAAATGGcccaattaattaaaatggtgaTGTTGTTCATTAGCACTTGTGTCTCTGTGAAGGGAGCATGTGGAGTTTTAGGCATATCCTTTGAGCTCCATTGGTGAGCAATATTGTAAGATGCTCTGAGCTCCAGAGTTTGAACTCTTTCACCATGGGTGAGTGAGAAGAAATTAGTAGCTTGTCACTCTgcaatatttatttctgtatggaTTTAATGTATATTCctcttttatttgcatgtatCCTTGCATgatagaaaaaggcatcagaacgttgtatagatggttgtcagctaCCAGGTGCTTGTCTAGAGCTGAACTCCAGTTGTCTGAAAGACCAACCAGGACTCGTAGTTTTTGATCCATACAGGTCCATGTTTGAGAATGGTAAACACACTCACTGATAGAGAATCAAAAGGAATCAGGAATTTATTTTGCACAAAAGCTTACGACTTTGGCATTATCTTTAATTCATTACAATTCAAacattttgtgtacatgtgtgtgttgctggtttgcttgattgtttcctttttttagatAGTCACTATATAGATCAGCCAATGATAAAGCAATATCCTGAGTCATTCTAAGAATGGTCAGGATGAGCTTCATTTCATAGAATGTTTACCTAGCCATTCACAGGATCTATGAACCAAATTAACAGGGTGTGATAATATGTAACAATTATCTCAGCACCCTCTAGGTTGAGAATTCAGAGCAGGAATTCAGTAGcattctatctacttatctaatacctaatataaaaaatcaaaaaacttcCTCTTGATAGGGAGCTAGAGTCCCTGAGCACTTTCCTTTTGATGTCTCTTGACCTCATCTTATCCCTGatcaggaaaggaacaaaaccgttcaaaataattaaataaaaatcaaaataataaaaaaacctgaaCAATTTCTATAGTATAGTCTTTACGCATATCTtgatcagagaagagaaagaaacaatgtacagagggagagaaataagAACTAAATATAACCTTACCTATTTATGTCTTAGGGAAATGTCTGACTGAAACAACATTCTTTGTGTAATTGACATATACTAATTATCAGTTATAAGTACATACTAACTAAAGGCACCAAACTTCAATCCAATGTTCAGAACTTTGCCTTATATcaaaataattgcatatttcatgaCTATTTAGTGTAATTATAAGTGGTTCATGAGAATATATGTTGCTAACATGTTTCAGGAAAAACTTGTTTTTGTTCAGTTTGTGGTGGGCAAAGTTTAAATGCTAACATGTCTAGCTCcctgtttctcatttctttttgttttcattaattcatttatgtattcactttatcACCTGAtcacttcctgcctgtcttttcctCCCAGTTCTACCCTCTGACCTTTTCATCTCATTTCTTTCTGCCACTGTCCTCAGCAAAGGAGAGGCAcacactccccacccctaccagGTTCCACACCACTTTGACACACCACGTTGCATCAGGACTAAATGCATCCtcacccactgaagccagacaagtcaGCCCATCAAGGGGAAAAGGTTCCAAAAGCAGAGAACAAAGTTCAAAAGGAGAAAACACCCAATCTGATTTTTGGAGACCCACATttaagaccaagcttcacatctgttCCATATGagtaggaggcctaggtccagatcatgcatgctctttgatcGGTAGTTCAGTCTGTGTGAACTCCCAATGGGTCCACATGACTTAGTTATGTAGGTCTCCTTCTGGAATGCTTGACTCTGTTGTAAAGCTCTGATGACCCTTAGCTAATGGGGACCCTCGAGTGAAGAACTCATAAAAGGTGATGATTTCAAAGTCAAGAGAAATGTATTGTTCCAGTATGCTAGGATCGTCATGCACCTCAAGAAGAGGCCCCAAACCAACATGGCCCATTTGGCCAGTTTTTATACAGTAACTAGGCACAGTATgaattttaaactgattggtctttaggaaatgaggtggcaaggacttctctTGTCCATAGGTGACAATGGACGCTGTGCCCATGGGGATTCCTGAGAAATGTAATCCAGGAAGGTAGGGGTGCTTACATGCTTCATGACCTCATCTGTCTTCCAGGAATGACTGGGTCCTTAAGCTCTGCTGTTTGGTCAAATTTGGTAAAAGCCCTGGGCTGATCTCTTCACCATCTGGCTCCCTCTATCCTCTGACTTTTCCACAAAACTCTGAGAATTCTGCCTAatttttggctgtgggtatccatCTGTTGCCATCAGGTGCTGGATGAAGCCACTCACAAGACAGTTATGCAAGGCTTCTGTCCTTAAGTATAACCAAGTATCATTAAGAGTGTCAGAGTTTGGCTCTCTTCCATGGGGTAGATCTCAAGTTTGGTTAATCATTGGTTGtttattccttcaatctctgctctatctttatacctgcatatcttgtaggcagggaaatTTTTGGATAGGAATTGGTGGAttggtgtccccctccctccattggAAATCCTGCCTAGCTAGAGGTGGTAGTTACTTCATCTCTTTATACCCATCTGCTGGGCTCTCAGCCAAGGTCCCTCCCATATACTCCAGGCAGCCtgctccatcccaggtctcttgcTTTTCCCTGAAATGCCCCCACATGGATTTCTTTTCTATCTCCCAAATCTCTAAATCCCTTGGCCCTTCCCACCATACCTGATACCCCAAAATGtttctgtccctgtaccctcaccTATACAGATCTCCCTAAGAAATCACCACTGATAccgattttatttcctcttccgaGTGAGATTCAATCACCTTACCTTGTGTCCTATTGTTACTTAGTTTGTTCGAGAatttggattgtagcatggtcatCTTATACTCTATAAGTAATAATGCATTAACAGTGACTACATAACATGCAtccttctgggtctgagttacctcactcagaatgatctttTCCAGTTTCATCCATCTGCCTGAAAATCATATAATATTCCATATTTTTAATAGATGACCAGTATTCCATGGcataaatgtacaaaatattcCTTATCCATTCTATGGTAGAGGGACAGGtgggttgtttccactttctgtctattatgaatagaggTGCTatgtagttgagcaagtatccttgtatTATGGGGAAACATGTTGTGAGTATTTACCCAGGAGTGATATaactgggttttgaggtagaactatttgtgAGAAATACCAATATTGATTTACAAATGTAGTATAAAGCTGACACACTCACCAGAATTTGAAGACTGTCTCCCttactccacattctcaccagcatgtactgcttcttgagtttttagTCTTAACCATGCTGATCTTTATAGGATGGACTCTCAAAGTACTTTCAATCTGCATTTGACTAGGAAAGTAGAATATGTTGTGAAttgcttcttgaccattagagattcctctgttgaaaattctctgttgacctctgtaccctatttttaaatggggtatttGGTTTGTAGATGTCTGGTTCcttgagatatttattttatttggatatcagccctctgacAAATGAATAGACGATCAagatgtctggttttttttttttttttcattctataggcttctgttttgacaTACTAATTCTGTCCCTTGTCTTCCAGAGGATATTCCATTTAATGGGGTTCCTTTTATTAACTGTTGAACTGAGTGCCTGAGCCATGGGTGTTCATTTCAAGAAGTCAtcaccttttccaatctgttcaaGAGCCCTGACattactaatgatattctgcagacaggagcctagcacaactgtcctTGGAGAGGAATCACACAGCCAGAAATAGAATCACATGCAGAGACCCCAGGCAAACGAAGTTCAGGGAATTTTGTAGGCGGTggggaggattgaaggagccagagaaatcaaagacagcacaagaaaaacctacagaatcaagctACCTAGCCACAGTTGGGATCATTGAGATTGAACTACCGACCAGAGAACTTTCATGAGACAGACCTAGGCCCCTTACACATATTTAACAGTTCTGAAGCTTGGCTTTCATATGGAACTGAAACGACAGGACAAGGGGTGATTACTGACTGTTGCCTAACTTTTGATCACTTTCCCTTATTTGGGTACCATTGTCTAGCCTTAATTGAAAAAGATGCACATTGATAAGCTAATAtttatccatgggaggtctccccttttctgaggagaatgggaggcAAGGTGTGGAAGAGAATAGGGAGAGATTGAGAAGAGTGGAAGTGACTGAGGGTATGCTATGAACTGTAAACTAATCACACGATACTGCTGCTAGGCTTCTGTCCttaagcataacaaagtatcaatAAGAGTGTCAGAGTtgtgacagacatgtagaccaatagaatagaattgaagacccagaaatgaacccacacacctatggtcacttgatcttctacaagggagctaaaagcatccagtggaaaaaagatagcattttcaacaaatggtgctggcacaactggtggttatcatgtagaagaatgtgaattgatccattcctatctccctgtactaaggtcaaatctaagtggatcaaggagctccacataaaaccagagacactgaaagttatagaggagaaagtggggaaaagcctcaaagatatggacacaggggaaaaattactgaatagaacagcaatggcttgtgctgtaagattgagaattggcagatgtgacctcatgaaactgcaaagtttctttttttgcgttataaattttttttcatttatttatttatttgtatattttttgttaagtattttcctcatttacatttccaatgctataccaaaagtctcccataacctacccacccaccccaactcccctatccacccactctcacgttttggccctggcgttcccttgtactggggcatataaagtttgcaagtccaatgggcctctctttccagtgatggccgactaggtcatcttttgatacatgtgcagctagagtcaagagctctggggtactgattagttcataatgtttttctacctatagggttgcagatctttttagctccttgggtactttctctagctcctccattgggggccctgtgatccatccaatagctgactgtgagctcatgtgtttgctaggccccggcatagtctcacatgtgacagctatatctgggtcatttcagcaagatcttgctagtatatgcaatggtgtcagcttttggaagctgattatgggatggaaccgtggatatggcaggctctagatggtccatcctttcgtcacagctctaaactttgtctctgtaactccttccatgggtgtattgttcccaattctaagaaggggcaaagtgtccacactttggtcttcgttctcttgagtttcatgtgtctagcaaattgtatcttatatcttgggtatcctaagtttctgggctaatatcctcttatcagtgagttaaTATTGTGTATCAGTGAGttaatattgtgtgagttcctttgttattgggttgcctcactcaagataatgccctccaggtccatccatttgcctaggaatttcataaattcattctttttaatagctgagtagtactccattgtgtaaacgtaccacattttctgtatccattcctctgttgagggacatctgggttctttccagcttctggctattataaacaaggctgctatgaacatagtgaagcatgtgttcttcttaccggttgggacatcttctggatatgcccaggagaggtattgcaggatcctctggtagtactatatccagttttctgaggaactgccagactgatttccagagtggttttacaagcttgaaaacacaacaacaatggaggagtgttcctctttctccatattcttgccagcatctgctgtcacctgatcccacacacctatggtcacttgatctttgacaagggagctaaaagcatccagtggaaaaaagacagcattttcaacaaatggtgctggcacaactggcggttatcatggagaagaatgtgaattgatccattcctatctcctgtactaaggtcaaatctaagtggattaaggaactccacataaaaccagagacactgaaacttatagagtagaaagtagggaaaagcctcaaagatatgggcacaggggaaatgttccggaaaaaacagcaacagcttgtgccataagatcgagaatcaataaacgGGAAcgcataaagttgcaaagcttctgcaaggcaaaagacaccatcaacaagacaaaaagaccatcaacagattggcaaaggatctttacctatcctaaatcagataggggactaatatccaatatatatatataaagagttcaagaaggtgggctccagaaaatcaaataatcccattaaaaaatggggctcagagctgaacaaagaattctcacctgagaaataccgaatggcagagaagcaccttaaaaaaatgttcaacatccttaatcatcagggaaatgcaaatcaaaacaaccctgagattccacctcaaaccagtcagaatggctgagatcaaaaattcattttccattctttacgctgccattttttcctattgatgctgtcttttgccttacagaggatattcagtttcatgaagcccatttattgttgatcttaatgcATAAGCTAGGGTTGTTCTGTGCAGTAATTAGTCAACTTTTACAATAACTTTGAGAGccctgacaccattaatgatattCTTCAACCAGTAGCATTTAGGAGTGGAGGATATCAAACTATTTACAGTactagtgttttgttttcctctaatctaattgtgactgtgccccttttcttttctcttgaagtAAAAAGTATTTCATATGCAAGAGCCACCATGAGCTATAGCCTAAAAAGGAAGCTCCTGTTACTCGAAACTAGGGATCACTGAGCAAGAGTGAGGGAGAGTgactggcatttctttcttttcctttctttccttttctttttttgatattatatttattagatattttttatttacatttcaaatgttaccccctttcctagtttctcctccaaaaatcccctatctcctaccCCTCCCCATGGTCaagagcccacccactcccattgctTGTCCTGGCAATCCCCTATATTGAAGCAGAGagtcttcccaggaccaagggtctctcctcccattgatgactgactaggcaatcctctgctacaaatatagctagagcctcaagttccaccatgtgttttctttggttggtggtatagcTCCAAGTAGCTCtaagtgtactggttagttcatattgatgttccttctatgaggcttcagtccccttcagctccctggctaTTTCTCTGGCTCATCCagtggggaccttgtgctccgtccaatagaaaactatgagcattcacttctgtatttgccaggcactggcagagcctcgcaggagacagctatatcagattcctttcagcagactcttgttggcatctgcctagtgtctgggtttggtggttgtttatggggtagatccccaagtgggacagtctctggttggtcattcattcagactctgctctgaactttgtctctgtaacttcctccatgagtattttgttccccattctaagaaggaatgaagtatccacattttggtcttccttcttcttgagtttcatgtgttttgcaaattgtattttgggtattctaagggaCTGGCATTTTTTATGAATAATTTTCCTGAAGGACAAAACTTTGCTACCAGGAAAGGCAgaagaaccaaaagaagaaaacaaatagaataaaatcatCCTGAGGCCCATTTAGTTATATTtccatatctctatctctatctctatatctatatctccatacatcatatatttccatatattttccatatatattccatataatttatatatagttatattttcaaGTACAAATTAATCATGGTTGCAAGAGCTGGGGAGAGGGTGGTGGTGTATGGAAACTTCTCAGCCTAGCCCTTGGTCCATTAATAACTGCATTCTATGGAATTGAGCAGAGCTTACAGACCAAAATCGttatcttacttaaggtttctattgctgtgataaaatcatgaccaaaacaaattgaggaggtttatttggcttcccctcagagaagaggagtcctcacacaaatgcacattagCTTACCAAGGTGCATCTTTTTTATTGAGGCTAAACAAGGTATTCCAGTTAGAGAAAAGGGgccaaaggcaggcaatagtCAGAGGAGTCACTAGAGTGTAacatcccccccatcccccccaaccTGAAGTTCACTGAATCAGACCTCCTCAACTTTGTTGTCACTaaagagattatctagggtggatcCTGCCTccatagatcactctattgttcagccgctgtctgctgctacctgctgggagttggCCTAGATATTCAGGAGTCTACATCTGATCCTACAGGTGGAcacctgcag from Mus musculus strain C57BL/6J chromosome 5, GRCm38.p6 C57BL/6J carries:
- the Pramel40 gene encoding PRAME family member 8-like, with amino-acid sequence MNVHTPPTLQKLAIQTLVREEALGMSDLEEMAHGLFPALFKEAIDGRHIKLIKALVIAWPFHCLPVGALMRTTDVETLQAVLDGVDIRRTIGFHPRRKKLQFLDLRNVHHSFWNIWTDSEDSDYSAEILDEKKALQVRPRYALRQRLKVTVDLCIRSCLDEAQIWFLKWAQERKGSLYFCCTKMKIWTLPVKALRHIFHVFDPEHIMELELNTEWTLLELTRFAPYFGQMRNLRKVFLAPLHKIDFHLPNRTRVTEVKCINKFASQFSKFNCLQHLFMFCVHFLRSQMNQVLGCLMTPLKTLSITYSLVSQRDLDSFACCQSLFQLKHLELRGVVLLDLDLMPLRGLLMKVAGILETLDLQGCRMKDSQLSVLLPAFKQCSQISNINFYNNEFSMPFLKDLLQHTANWSKMNVEQYPAPLECYDEFAQVSVERFAQVCQDLMDTLRAIRQPKNSSFATDICHTCGERWVFDQVANLCHCWQ